TGGCCCTCAATTCCTCCTTCGAGATCGGCTTGTTCAGGAAGCCGGAGCCGCCCGCCTCTTTCGCCATCCGGATGTCCTTCTCGTCGCCGAGGGAGGTGAAGATCAGCACGGGGATATCGGAGGTGGCCGCGTCGGAGCGGATCATGATGGTCGCGTCGATGCCGTTCATCTCCGGCATCTCGACGTCCATGATGACCAGGTCCGGCCGGTTTTTCCTCGCGAGGTCGAGCCCGATCCTGCCGTTTTCGGCGGTCAGCACTTCGAAGCCGTCTTCCTTGAGGATCTTGCCCACGATCCGCCGGATCATGTGGGAGTCGTCGACGACCAGGACCTTCTTCCGCATTCGGCTCATCCTTTTCCTGCCGCCGCAGGATGCGAGGCGCTACCTCCTCTTATTTCGGAAGCGCCGCGAGAATGTTTAGCCCGCTCCGCCGGTTTATCGAAAAATCGTGTCTTTA
The genomic region above belongs to Thermodesulfobacteriota bacterium and contains:
- a CDS encoding response regulator, translated to MRKKVLVVDDSHMIRRIVGKILKEDGFEVLTAENGRIGLDLARKNRPDLVIMDVEMPEMNGIDATIMIRSDAATSDIPVLIFTSLGDEKDIRMAKEAGGSGFLNKPISKEELRATIFSFLPPDAKLTP